In Oscillatoria sp. FACHB-1406, the DNA window AACAATGGCGAGGAAGAAGTTATAAATAATGAATAATGAATGGGAAATAATGAGTTTTGAATGATGAAGGGTGAGGAATGAATAGCTAATTACGAATTACGAATTACGAATTACGAATTACGAACTACGAATTATCAAAACGATGCAGACCACCACATTAGGAAAAAACGGCCCCACCGTAACCGCTCTTGGGATAGGAACTTGGGCTTGGGGCGACCAACTTTTTTGGAACTACGGCAACAGCTACGATAAAAATCAAGTGCGAGAAGCCTATCTAGCTGCAATCAATGCCGGAATTACCTTTTTCGATACCGCCGAAGTTTACGGTTTGGGCGAATCAGAATCTCTAATCGGGCAATTCATGAAAGAAGATGGCCGTTCGGTCGATATTGCCACTAAATTCGGGCCCGTTCCTTGGCGCTTTTCTGCCGATTCAGTTTACGAAGCCGTAACAGCGAGCCTCAAACGCTTACAATTATCGCGTGTCACCCTCTATCAAGTCCATTGGCCCTTTAGCTTTTTCCTCAGTCAAGAAACATTGATGAATGCCCTTGCCGACGAAGTTGAAAAAGGGCGAATTGGTGCGATCGGTGTAAGTAATTATTCCGCCCAACAAATGCGCGAAGCCCATCAATTTTTAGCAAAACGCGGCATTCCCCTAGCCGTCAATCAGGTTCAATATTCCCTACTCTCGCGTCAAATCGAACGTAACGGCGTACTCGCTACAGCACGAGAATTAGGCGTAACCATTCTCGCTTACAGTCCCTTAGCGCAAGGATTATTGACGGGAAAATATAGTCCCCAAAGCGGTAATTCTCCCGATGGCGCGCGGCGGTTTAGTGGCGCTTTCAGCACCAAAGGCTTAGAGAACATCGCCCCCCTATTGCAAGTCTTACAGGAGTTGGCAACGAAATATCAGAAAACTCCTGCCCAAATTGC includes these proteins:
- a CDS encoding aldo/keto reductase encodes the protein MQTTTLGKNGPTVTALGIGTWAWGDQLFWNYGNSYDKNQVREAYLAAINAGITFFDTAEVYGLGESESLIGQFMKEDGRSVDIATKFGPVPWRFSADSVYEAVTASLKRLQLSRVTLYQVHWPFSFFLSQETLMNALADEVEKGRIGAIGVSNYSAQQMREAHQFLAKRGIPLAVNQVQYSLLSRQIERNGVLATARELGVTILAYSPLAQGLLTGKYSPQSGNSPDGARRFSGAFSTKGLENIAPLLQVLQELATKYQKTPAQIALNWLVAQETIPIPGAKNARQAIDNAGALGWALSVEDAAQLSAMSESLI